The stretch of DNA CGGGCGTCGGGGCGGGCGTCCGAGGGAGCGGCGGACGGGGTGCCGGACGGGCCGCCGGTCGGGCCACCCCCGGGGCCGTCCGTTGGAGCCTCAGGGGAGGAACGGTTCGAACACTGGCGGGACCTGGTCGGCCTGACCCGGGTCTGCCAGGCGACCAGCGACCATGTGCAGACCTTCGACTCTCAGGTGCGGCGGACGGAGCTCGGGCCGGTGATCCTGCTCGGGACCTCGTTCACCTCGGCACGGCTCCGGCGGACCGAGCGGATGATCCGTCAGGGCGACGAGGAGCTCTACCACCTCTCCCTGCTGACGGCGGGCGCCGCCCACGTCGAGGGGCACGAGCGGGACGGAGCCGGGGTGCTCGGCGCCGGCGACTTCCACCTGGTGGGCAGCGCCCGCCCGTACGCCTCGCACTTCTTCGGCACCACCGGGGCAGGCCCGGAAGGCCCCGGGCCGGCAGGGGCCGGGCAGTCGGCGCGGCCCCGGGCCGAGGGGGTGGGCATCGACCTGCCCGCATCGCTGCTGCCGGTACCGGTGCAGCGGCTGCAAGGCATGCTCGGCCGCCGCCTGGTGGTGCAGCGCGGCACCGGCACGCTGCTGGCCGAGTTCCTGCTCGGCCTGGACCGTCAGGCCGCCATGCTGCAACCGGCCGAGGCCACGCGCCTCGGGTCGGTGGTGGCCGACCTGGTGTCGGCCTGGATCGCCCAGGAACTCGACGCCGAACACGCCCTGGACCCGGAGACCCGGCAGCAGACCCTGGTGGAGAGCATCCGCTCCTTCATCCGGCACAACCTCCACGACCCCGAACTGACCCCGCCGGCCATAGCCGCGGCCCACCACATCTCCGTCAGCCACCTGCACCGCCTGTTCACCACGCACTCGCAGGGCGAGACGGTCGCCGCGTTCATCCGCAACCGGCGCATGAAGCTGGCCTACCGCGAACTCGCCGACCCAACCCTGCTCACCGTGCCGATCCACGCCATCGCCGCCCGCTGCGGCCTCCCCCGACCCTCCGAGTTCGGCCGCGCCTTCAAGGCGGCCCACGGGGTCTCGCCCCGCGAACACCGCCAACGGGCACTCGCCGGCCTCAGGCCCGCCGACCGGTAGGGGTGGCGGTGGCAGCACTCACCGCGTCCACCGAAGCCACCGGTTACCGGGCTACCGGCTTACCGGATTACCGAGAAGAGACTGTCGGGGTTCTCCACATGAACCCCGACAGCCTCCAGGCCCTGGCGACTGAAGGTCGTCGCCTTCCCCCGAATTCGGGCCGCTCGGGACAGGCAGTACTACCTGTCACACACCGCTCGCGCCGCAGTAGGGCGCGGTGCCAACGGTGCAGCGCAGCGAGAACCATGAGTCCCGGCCAGCACCGGCGTACTGGTCGGGACTCCCCCGTGATTCCCCGCTTCAAGCGAAGCCCGCTGCCTTCGTGCATGAGGTTAGGACAGCCGTCCGCCGATCGACAGCGATCCGCCCGGCCGTCAGACGCAGTGCAGAGAAGCTGCGACGCTGTGCAGAGTTTTGCGCCTCTCCACCGGTGGTGACAGGCGCGGGCGGGGCTCGGTGCGGCTGCGGCCGACCGACATCGCACCCAGTTGCTGCTGACACTCTCCGGACGCCGCCGATAGGTACAGGGGATGCACGTACCGACGGCGGGGAGGCGGCGGAAAGGTGGTCTCGCGCCGATCAGTGCAGGTCCTCCATTGGGGTGAACGGGACGGTCATGGTCTCC from Kitasatospora sp. MMS16-BH015 encodes:
- a CDS encoding helix-turn-helix domain-containing protein, giving the protein MILLGTSFTSARLRRTERMIRQGDEELYHLSLLTAGAAHVEGHERDGAGVLGAGDFHLVGSARPYASHFFGTTGAGPEGPGPAGAGQSARPRAEGVGIDLPASLLPVPVQRLQGMLGRRLVVQRGTGTLLAEFLLGLDRQAAMLQPAEATRLGSVVADLVSAWIAQELDAEHALDPETRQQTLVESIRSFIRHNLHDPELTPPAIAAAHHISVSHLHRLFTTHSQGETVAAFIRNRRMKLAYRELADPTLLTVPIHAIAARCGLPRPSEFGRAFKAAHGVSPREHRQRALAGLRPADR